GCCGAGGTGCTGTTGATGGTGATCGCCGGCGGTCCCGCAACGCTGCTCGGCCCGATTGTCGGAGCCGCGCTCGTGGTCATCGTCAAGAACGTGGTCTCAGGCTACATCGAGCGCTGGAATTTTCTGCTGGGCGCGATCTTCGTCGCCATCGTCATCCTGATGCCGGAGGGTCTCGTGCCCGGCACCGTGCGGCTATGGCGCCACGGCTGGCGGGCCTTCCGCCGCCGGCGGAGCATCACGCTCGCTGGAAACGCGGAGCGTAAATCATGAGCGCGCTCGTCGTCAGCAAGCTCTGCAAGGCGTTCGGCGGCCTGCGGGTCACCACCGACGTCAACCTGAACGTCGAGCCGGGCGAGCGCAGGCTGATCATCGGCCCGAACGGCGCAGGCAAGACCACCCTTTTCAACCTGATCACTGGCGAACTCACACCGGACTCGGGCTCCGTTCAACTGCACGGCCAGGATATCACTGGCATCCCGAGCCGCCGCCGCGCCCATCTCGGCATGGCGCGCACGTACCAGATCATCACGCTGTTCGCCCGCGACACCATCGTGCGCAACGTCACGCTGGCGCTGCTCGGACTTTCGAAGGAGCGCTGGAACCCGCTGTCGGTCATCGACCGGAACTCTGCCTTGATCGATCGCGCACACGAAGCGCTGCAACAGGTCGGTTTGCGGCATGTTGCAGACCGGCCGCTGTCGCAAACATCATACGGCGAGAAGCGTCGGGTCGAGATCGCGATGGCGCTGGCGCAGAAGCCGAAGGTGCTGCTGCTCGACGAACCCTACGCTGGCCTGTCGATTGACGAACGCCGCGACGTGCAAGAATCGCTGCGCGCCATTCCGCGCGACGTGACCATCGTCATGATCGAGCACAACATGGATGTCGCGCTCGATTTCGCCGACAGCATCACGCTCTTGCATTTCGGCAAGGTCATCGTCGAAGGCACCCGCGCCGAGGTCGTCGCCGATCCGCGCACCCGGGAGGTCTACCTTGGGCACTAGCGCACTGGCCTTGAACGGCATCGACGCCTTCTACGGCGACAGCCACATCCTGCAGAATGTTTCGTTCAGCCTCGGCGAAGGGCGGCTGCTGGGGTTGCTCGGCCGAAATGGCGCCGGCAAGTCAACCTGCATGAACGTGACCGTTGGTTTGCTCCCGCCGCGCCGGGGCGCGGTCGAGGTGTTCGGCAAGGCGGTGGCAAGCCTACCGCCGGAGCAGATCGCGGCCTGCGGCGTCGCGCTGGTGCCGCAAGGCCGCCGAATCTTCAAGAGTCTTTCGGTGCAGGAGAATCTGGTGGTCGCGGCGCGAAAGCCCGACGCCGGGAGCCGGCACGCGCCATGGACCATGGACACTGTGTACGGCATGTTCCCGCGTTTGAACGAACGAAAGCACCAGGTCGCGGTGCATCTGTCCGGCGGCGAGCAGCAGATGCTGGCGATCGGGCGCGCGCTGATGCAGAACCCCCGCGTGCTGCTGATGGATGAGCCGTCCGAAGGACTGGCGCCGCAGATCGTTGCCGAGGTCATGGCCACGATCCGGAAGCTGAAGGAAAGCGGTTTGTCGATCGTGCTGGTGGAGCAGAACCCGACGCTGGTGTTTGATGTCGCCGACGACATCGTCATTCTCAACAGCGGACAGGTCGCGGTGGTCTCGACGGCGGCCGAGCTCCGGCGTGACGGCGTCGACCTGCAGCAGCATCTCGGCGTATTTTGACGTTTCAACCACAGGAAATCCGCAATGGCCGATATTTGGAACAAGTATGAACCGACCGCAGCACGAAAGCGCGGCAAACCGGGCCGCGAGTCGCGGCCGAAAAGCATCACGATCGACATGCATGCCCACGTCGCAATTGCGCGCGCCGGAGAGATCGCCGGCCCCCATATCGACACCTCCAAGGTCCCGCTCGATCACTTCTCGACACCCGAGACCAAGGCCATCCAGGCCAAGCAGGCTGCCGATATCGGCGATCGCATCCGCAACACCGATGCCCGCTTTCACGTGATGGATGACATGGGCGTGGACGTGCAGCTCATCTCGCCCGGGCCGCCGCAGATCTACTACACGATCCCGATCGAGCCCGCGGTCAAGGCCACGCAAGCGCTCAACGACGGCATCGCCGAATATGTCGGCAAGCACAACGACCGGCTCTGCGCGCTTGGCAGCGTGCCGATGGGTGATGCCGGCGAGGCCGTGAAGGAGCTCGAGCGCTGCATGAAGCAGCTCAAGTTCAAGGGCGTGGAGATATTGACCAACGTCGGCGGCAAAGAGCTGTCCGATCCGACATTCGCGCCGTTCTGGAAAAAAGCCGAGGAGCTCGGCGCGCTGGTCATGCTCCACCCCAATGGATTCACGCAAGCCGACCGCCTGAGCCGCTTCTACTTCAACAACGTCATCGGCAATCCGCTGGATACGACGATCGCCCTGCACTACCTCATCTTCGACGGCGTGCTGGAGCGCCATCCGAACCTGAAGATCTTCGCCGTGCACGGCGGTGGCTATCTCGGCGCCTATTCCGGCCGCATCGACCATGCCTGGGGCGCACGCGCGGATTCGCATGGCACGCTGCCGAAGCCGCCGACCGAGTATCTTAAGAAGATTTATTTCGACACCGTGGTGTTCACACCGATTCAGCTCGAAGCGCTGGTGAAAACATTCGGCGTGGATCACGTGTTCTTGGGGACGGACTATCCGTTCGACATGGCGGATTTCGATCCGATCGAACACGTGGTGAGCACAGGGTTCGATGCGACGGCGACCGCGGCGATCTGCGGCGGCAACGCAAAGAAGCTGTTGGGGCTTTAGAGCGAAGCTGTCGCAACACGTGTCCCGGACGCGGTGCAGCGCGAAGCGATGCACCGCTGATCCGGGACCCCGGTTGCTATCGGCATAAGGAAAGAAACCGGGGTCCCGGGTCTGCAGCGCATCACCGCGCTTCGCTTGTGCTGCGCTGCGCCCGGGACACGTGGCGAGAGAGTGCGCTTCAAGCTTCCAAAAAATCCACCAGCGCCGTCTCTTCAATCACCGCCTGTGCAGTGCTGTAACGCCCAGCATGCGCGCGCTCTTCTTCGGTCTGCGTGGCCTGCAAATACGCACCCAGATGCCGCGCGCGCTCTATGACACGGCGGCCGATGGGAAGCCTTTCGGCCTCGAACCGCCGCAGCGCAGGCTCGACATCATCCGACGCGAGCGCCCGCACCAGAGCCGTCACATCATCCGACGCCTTCGACACCCCGGCGCCGACATGGGGCCGCGCCACGAAGGCCGCATCGCCGATGATGGCGACCCGGCCGAACGTCATCCGGGGAGTCTCCAGATCATAGATCGGCTGCAGCACTGGCTCGGTCATCAGCCGGGCGACGACGCGCATCTGCGGCGCAACCAGCCGTTCGGCGGCAGCGCGCATCGCGGCAATCGCCTGCTTGCGGACGAGCGGCGGAGGAATCGAAATCGCGTGCGTGACGCCGCTTTCGTCGGTGAGCAGCCGCTGCAGCTCGCCACGCTCGTCGGCCGGCCGGTACCAGATCACGTTCAGCCGCCGCTGTCCGGGGCGCAGGTCGTTATCCGGCCCTGCCACCGGATAGGCCAGGAACTGCTCGCCCGGCGGCAGGCAGAACACCATGTATTCAAACAGCTCGCGATGGATCGCGGGCGGCAACGCGCTTTCAGGAATGAGCGAGCGCCATGCCACATAGCCGGCATAGAGCGGCGCGAGGTCGGGAATGAGCTGCTGGCGCACCGTGGAGCGGATGCCGTCAGCCGCCACGAGAAGATCGGCCGTCACGCGGCTGCCGTCCGAGAAATGCGCGGTCACCGCGCGGCCGTCCTGCTCGAAATGCTTGAGGCCGATACCGCGACGGTAATTTGCTGCCGGAAACGCGTCGCGCAGGAGCCGATAGAGCCGCTCCCAGGCTGTCAAAGTCTGCGGACAGCGGAACTCGCAGACCGTTTTGCCATCGACATCCAGGATTTTCCGCGTCGTCATCTCGACACCGAGATCGACCGGGTCGATGCCAAGAAACCGCAATGCCTCGATCACCGGCGGCTGGGCCACGATCCCTGCCCCACGGCCGGCGAGTTCGCCCTCGGCGCGCTCATAGATGTCGACGTCGAAACCCAGCTTGCGCAATTGCAGGCCGGCGAACAGCCCGCTCATCGAGCCGCCGATTACGATGGCGCGCTTGCCCACTGCTCTCACCCGACCGTTCTTGTCATTCCCAAAATCCTTTATACTGTGATCCAAACCACTGGAGGAATGCCATGGCGCTCACCATGCTGGACAAGAAGGCGGCCGTCGAAGACCGCAGCGAATGGCCCGCCGCGATCAAGGCCGAGTTCGACCGCGAAAGCCGCGCCCACAACGGCTGCGTGGGCACAGAGCTTCTTTCGGAAACCGACAAAGTGCGGATCTGGATCATCCGACTGCAGCCCGGGGAGCGGGTCGGCTTCCACCGCCATGTGCTGAATTACTTCTGGACCTCGGTGAACGGCGGCCGCGGCCGCCAGCATCTGATGGACGGCACCACCGTCGAGCACACCTACGCACCGGGCGAGACGCGCCACGAGACCTATGGGCCGGGCCAATACAAGGTCCATGACCTGGAAAATCTCGGCGACCAGGAGATGATCTTCAACACCATCGAATTCCTGGACAGCGCGAACAAACCGCTGCCAGTACCCGACAGCGTACGAATGCGCTCGTAATTTGAGCATTGCCGCGCCGCCACAATTTTCGCGGCGCGGTATCAGACACCGCGCCATCCGACGATCAGACGATGGTGCAATGACGTGCGGCCCCTCGCCGCTTGCGACACACTAGCCAAGCCGCACCGCATCCTGCACACTGTGGTCCGCACATATGGTGCGCGCTGAACAACGAGCCGAAAAACGGTCGCGCCGGGGGGAACGTCCGCTTGGAACTGCTGGTCAATGCCATCATTGCCGGATTGCTGCTGGGCGGTTTCTACGCCGCTGTGACGGTCGGGGTGTCGATCTCGTTCGGCATCCTCGACATCGTCAACATCGCGCATCCGGCCTTCATCATCCTCGGCTCGTACATCGCCTACATCGCGAACCAGACATTGGGGCTGGACCCGATCCTGACCGCCGTGATCGCGCTGCCGGCGTTCTACGCCCTCGGCGCGCTGGTCTATCAGGTCTACTACGCCTCGTTCGAGAAGCGCGGCCAGGACGCGCTGCGGGGGCTCGCCTTCTTCTTCGGCCTGCTCTTTGTCACCGAAGTGCTGCTGATCCTGGTGTTCGGCGTCGACTATCGTTACGTGCAGGCCTTCTACATCGATCAGACGCTGCACTTCGGTTTCGTCGATATCCCCTTCCGCATGCTGATCCCTTGCGTGATCTCGCTGCTGATGATGGCGCTGCTGCAGCTCTACCTGTCGCGCACGTTCACCGGACGCGCCATCATGGCGGTGTCGCAGGACCAGCTTGCATTGCGGCTGATGTCCGCCGACCCGACCAAGATCAAGCGCATCGCATTTGCGGTCTCGATCGCCACAGCGGCCATGGCCGGAGCCTTCCTGATCATCATCCAGCCGGTCGAGCCCTCCGTCGGCCGCGAATATATCGGCCGGGTGTTTGCGATCTGCGTGCTTGGCGGTCTGCAAAGCCTGCCCGGCACGGTGATCGCCGCGATGCTGCTCGGCGTCGTCGAGAGCATCACAGCGACGTTCTACGGCCCGTCCTGGGCACCGGCGGTGTCGTTCGGCTTCCTGCTTCTCACGCTGGCGTTCCGGCCGGCCGGTCTCCTCGGACGATAGGCGGCCGAACGTGCGGACATTCTTCTTCTACGTCGGACTGACCATCGCAGGCGCCGCATTTTTCTTCTACGCGCGAGCGATCAACAACGATTACCTGTTCTTCGCCGGCTACACGGTGCTGCAGTTCGTCGTGCTCGCCACCGCCTGGAACATCCTCGGCGGCTATTGCGGCTATGTGAACTTCGGCTCCGCCGCCTTCTTCGCCGCCGGCGCCTATTCCTCCGTGGCGCTGCACAAGCTTGGCGCCAATGTCGACCGCTACTTCCCGGAATCGCTCGCCGGGCTCGCCAAGCTCATCCTGCCGCTCAACGTGCCGACCCTGATCATCGTCGGCGGCATCGTCTCGGGCCTGATCGGCCTCGGCACCGGCTATCTCACGTTGCGGCTGCGCGGCGCATTCTTCGCCATCGCGACGCTGGCCCTGGCCGTGGTGCTGCAGACCCTGATCGTCAATTGGGACTTCGTCGGCGGCTCGCGCGGCGCCTATATCATCCGGCCCTCGGAGGTGCCGATCATCGGCAATTACATCCAGTATCTGTTCATCGTGATGCTGGCGCTGTCGATCGTGGCGCTCGGCGTTGCACGCGCCATCGGACAGTCGCGGCTTGGCTATGGCTTCGCCACCATCCGTGACGACGAGCTGGCGGCGGAAGCCTGCGGCGTGCCGACGCTGCGGTTGAAGCTTGTCGCCACCACGATCTCAGGCGCGCTGATGGGCATGGCCGGTGCGCCGTTCCCGTACTACATCGGCTATCTTGAGCCCGGCTCGGCCTTCGGGCTCGCCTACGCGGTGAACTCGATCGCCATGCCGATGATCGGCGGCACCACGAGCTGGGTCGGCCCATTGATCGGCGCGTTGCTGCTGGGCACCGCGCAGCAATACATCATCGTGACGATCTCTTCGGCGGTTGGCGTGCTGGTCGTCGGTCTGATGCTGGTGATCTTCGTCATCGCGGCGCCAAACGGCATCGTCGGCCTGGTGCACGATTTCATGCGCGGCGGCGCCAAATCCGACGGCGCGCCCACTTGGCGCTCGCGGCTTGCGACGTTCGCCAACATGCGGCCGGGAGCACGCTGATGGCCGACGCCTTGCTCCATGTCGACAATCTCGGCAAGCGCTTCGGCGGCTTCGTCGCCCTCGACGGCATCAACCTGGAAGTTGCGCCGGGCGAACGTGTCGGTCTGATCGGGCCGAACGGCTCCGGCAAGTCGACGCTGGTCAACTGCATGTGCGGGACGCTGACCAACGAGACCGGCACGGTGCGGTTCGACGGCTATCAGATGAACGGCATGTCGGCGCATCAACGGACCCATCGCGGCATGGCGCGGAGCTTCCAGCTGCCGCGCCCGTTCCACACGCTTTCGGTTGCCGAGAACCTGCGCATTCCGCTGCTGTACTCGGCCCATGACCGCCGCGGCCGGCATCTCACGCAGGCGGAGAGCGCCGCGCGCTGCGAGGAGCTTGCCGGCCTGGTTGGCCTTGCGCCGAAGCTCCATCGCCTGCCGCGCGACCTGACGCAGGTCGAGATGCGCAAGCTCGAACTCGCCCGCGCCATTGCGGCCGATCCGAAGCTTTTGATTGCCGACGAAGCCATGGCCGGACTGTCGCATTCCGAGGTCGACGACATCGTCAATCTCCTGCTCACGCTGAACAGCCGCGGCATCACCGTGGTGATGATCGAGCACATCATGCGCGCCGTCATGGCATTCTCGCAGCGGCTGGTGGTGCTGGTCTCGGGCAAGAAGATCGCCGACGGCAAGCCCGAGGACGTGGTCAACAATCCCGAGGTGATTGGAGCCTATCTTGGCCAGTAGCATCACCCTCGAAAAGGTCGACGCGGCCTACGGCGCCGTGCGCGTGCTGGAGCAGGTGTCGGTCGACGCCAAGCCGGGCGAGACCGTGGTGCTGCTCGGCACCAACGGCAACGGCAAAAGCACGCTGATGAAGTGCATCATGGGCATCGTGCGGCCGGCATCCGGGCGCATCGTCGCCGAGATCGATGGCGTGCGGCACGATCTCACCAGCCTCACAACCGAACAGATCGTCGACCTCGGCATCGCATTGGTGCCGGAAGGCCGGCGGCTGTTTCCCAAGCTCACGGTCGAGGAGAATCTGGCGCTCGGCGCGTTCCGGCCGACCGCGCGGGCGCAGATCGCGACCAATCTCGAGGCCTGCTACGAGACGTTTCCGCGGCTTGCCGAACGGCGGAAACAACTCGCCGGCTCGATGTCGGGTGGCGAGCAGCAGATGCTGGCGCTCGGCCGAGCGCTGATGCTTGCGCCGAAGATCCTGCTGGTGGACGAGCCCTCGGTTGGTCTGGCGCCGATCCTGGTGAGCCGCACCATCGAGAAGATCCAGGAATTGAAGGAGCGGCTGAGTCTCACCGTGCTGATGGCCGAACAGAACTTCAATCAGGCCATCCGCATCGCCGACCGTGGCTACGTGATCGTTCACGGCAAGATCGCGTTCGCCGGCGGCTCCGCGGACGAGCTCAACAACAACGATCTGATCCGGAAGTTTTAT
The Rhodoplanes sp. Z2-YC6860 genome window above contains:
- a CDS encoding ABC transporter ATP-binding protein, giving the protein MSALVVSKLCKAFGGLRVTTDVNLNVEPGERRLIIGPNGAGKTTLFNLITGELTPDSGSVQLHGQDITGIPSRRRAHLGMARTYQIITLFARDTIVRNVTLALLGLSKERWNPLSVIDRNSALIDRAHEALQQVGLRHVADRPLSQTSYGEKRRVEIAMALAQKPKVLLLDEPYAGLSIDERRDVQESLRAIPRDVTIVMIEHNMDVALDFADSITLLHFGKVIVEGTRAEVVADPRTREVYLGH
- a CDS encoding ABC transporter ATP-binding protein codes for the protein MGTSALALNGIDAFYGDSHILQNVSFSLGEGRLLGLLGRNGAGKSTCMNVTVGLLPPRRGAVEVFGKAVASLPPEQIAACGVALVPQGRRIFKSLSVQENLVVAARKPDAGSRHAPWTMDTVYGMFPRLNERKHQVAVHLSGGEQQMLAIGRALMQNPRVLLMDEPSEGLAPQIVAEVMATIRKLKESGLSIVLVEQNPTLVFDVADDIVILNSGQVAVVSTAAELRRDGVDLQQHLGVF
- a CDS encoding amidohydrolase family protein, whose product is MADIWNKYEPTAARKRGKPGRESRPKSITIDMHAHVAIARAGEIAGPHIDTSKVPLDHFSTPETKAIQAKQAADIGDRIRNTDARFHVMDDMGVDVQLISPGPPQIYYTIPIEPAVKATQALNDGIAEYVGKHNDRLCALGSVPMGDAGEAVKELERCMKQLKFKGVEILTNVGGKELSDPTFAPFWKKAEELGALVMLHPNGFTQADRLSRFYFNNVIGNPLDTTIALHYLIFDGVLERHPNLKIFAVHGGGYLGAYSGRIDHAWGARADSHGTLPKPPTEYLKKIYFDTVVFTPIQLEALVKTFGVDHVFLGTDYPFDMADFDPIEHVVSTGFDATATAAICGGNAKKLLGL
- a CDS encoding FAD binding domain-containing protein, which produces MGKRAIVIGGSMSGLFAGLQLRKLGFDVDIYERAEGELAGRGAGIVAQPPVIEALRFLGIDPVDLGVEMTTRKILDVDGKTVCEFRCPQTLTAWERLYRLLRDAFPAANYRRGIGLKHFEQDGRAVTAHFSDGSRVTADLLVAADGIRSTVRQQLIPDLAPLYAGYVAWRSLIPESALPPAIHRELFEYMVFCLPPGEQFLAYPVAGPDNDLRPGQRRLNVIWYRPADERGELQRLLTDESGVTHAISIPPPLVRKQAIAAMRAAAERLVAPQMRVVARLMTEPVLQPIYDLETPRMTFGRVAIIGDAAFVARPHVGAGVSKASDDVTALVRALASDDVEPALRRFEAERLPIGRRVIERARHLGAYLQATQTEEERAHAGRYSTAQAVIEETALVDFLEA
- a CDS encoding branched-chain amino acid ABC transporter permease, with the protein product MELLVNAIIAGLLLGGFYAAVTVGVSISFGILDIVNIAHPAFIILGSYIAYIANQTLGLDPILTAVIALPAFYALGALVYQVYYASFEKRGQDALRGLAFFFGLLFVTEVLLILVFGVDYRYVQAFYIDQTLHFGFVDIPFRMLIPCVISLLMMALLQLYLSRTFTGRAIMAVSQDQLALRLMSADPTKIKRIAFAVSIATAAMAGAFLIIIQPVEPSVGREYIGRVFAICVLGGLQSLPGTVIAAMLLGVVESITATFYGPSWAPAVSFGFLLLTLAFRPAGLLGR
- a CDS encoding branched-chain amino acid ABC transporter permease — its product is MRTFFFYVGLTIAGAAFFFYARAINNDYLFFAGYTVLQFVVLATAWNILGGYCGYVNFGSAAFFAAGAYSSVALHKLGANVDRYFPESLAGLAKLILPLNVPTLIIVGGIVSGLIGLGTGYLTLRLRGAFFAIATLALAVVLQTLIVNWDFVGGSRGAYIIRPSEVPIIGNYIQYLFIVMLALSIVALGVARAIGQSRLGYGFATIRDDELAAEACGVPTLRLKLVATTISGALMGMAGAPFPYYIGYLEPGSAFGLAYAVNSIAMPMIGGTTSWVGPLIGALLLGTAQQYIIVTISSAVGVLVVGLMLVIFVIAAPNGIVGLVHDFMRGGAKSDGAPTWRSRLATFANMRPGAR
- a CDS encoding ABC transporter ATP-binding protein; amino-acid sequence: MADALLHVDNLGKRFGGFVALDGINLEVAPGERVGLIGPNGSGKSTLVNCMCGTLTNETGTVRFDGYQMNGMSAHQRTHRGMARSFQLPRPFHTLSVAENLRIPLLYSAHDRRGRHLTQAESAARCEELAGLVGLAPKLHRLPRDLTQVEMRKLELARAIAADPKLLIADEAMAGLSHSEVDDIVNLLLTLNSRGITVVMIEHIMRAVMAFSQRLVVLVSGKKIADGKPEDVVNNPEVIGAYLGQ
- a CDS encoding ABC transporter ATP-binding protein codes for the protein MASSITLEKVDAAYGAVRVLEQVSVDAKPGETVVLLGTNGNGKSTLMKCIMGIVRPASGRIVAEIDGVRHDLTSLTTEQIVDLGIALVPEGRRLFPKLTVEENLALGAFRPTARAQIATNLEACYETFPRLAERRKQLAGSMSGGEQQMLALGRALMLAPKILLVDEPSVGLAPILVSRTIEKIQELKERLSLTVLMAEQNFNQAIRIADRGYVIVHGKIAFAGGSADELNNNDLIRKFYLGL